The Bryobacteraceae bacterium genome includes a window with the following:
- the pyc gene encoding pyruvate carboxylase, with translation MKKLMALNRGEIAIRIFRAANELGLETVAIYSQEDRLSLHRFKADEAYLVGQGLGPVQAYLDIEGIVGLAKEKGIDAIHPGYGFLSENPQLARACAEAGITFVGPSAELLEQLGDKTAARRLAREAGVPTLAGTDRPVRTVEQARRAAESTGYPLILKAAFGGGGRGMRIVHRADELEARFHEASQEAHAAFGNGALFVERYIRHAKHIEVQILGDTHGNLVHLWERDCSVQRRHQKIVEIAPAFSLDPAIRRELCEAAVRLCRHAGYYSAGTVEFLVDVDSGEWFFIEVNPRIQVEHTVTEVVTGVDIVRAQIQVAQGLALHSPEMAIPPQEEIRVFGAALQCRITTEDPSKNFLPDYGRITTYRSPAGFGIRLDGASAYGGAVITPYYDSLLVKITAWGNDFRTACQRMDRSLREFRIRGVKTNIPFLENVVNHPAFREGKATTTFLENTPELFRFRPRQDRATRLLSYLAEVAVNGNPEMARRRPPELVRQPPLPPHNPAPPPPGTRQLLLELGPEGFAQWVLKQKRLLLTDTTMRDAHQSLMATRMRSYDMLAIANFYAHSLSGLFSLEMWGGATFDVAMRFLLEDPWVRLQKLRREIPNICFQMLFRASNAVGYTAYPDNAVRRFVEVAAQEGIDIFRIFDSLNWLPNMKVAMEAVRRTHAVCEAAICYTGDILDPKRDKYPLEYYVRLAKELEKMGAHMIAIKDMAGLVKPYAAYKLIKALKEEIGLPVHFHTHDTSGLNAASILKAAEAGVDIADAAVSSMSGSTSQPNLNSLAAALQHDARRSTGLDFEALNRCSDYWEQVRLNYAPFDTAPRSGAADVYIHEMPGGQYTNLREQAESLGLGHRWPEIARMYADVNRAFGDIVKVTPSSKVVGDMALFLIQHGMTVHEFENLGPNHSLNIPNSVVEMFEGALGEPEGGWPPKIASVILKGRKPRRGRPGARLEPVNWDETRALVEKKTGHKPSETDLLSYVMYPDVYLKFDKARAAYGDLTVLPSPAFFYGLKPGEEITVDIEPGKTLIIKYTATGDAHPDGTRTVFFELNGQPREITVRDRHIKAETKTQPKADPSKEGHVGAPIPGAVTSIAVELNQTVKKGDKLLVLEAMKMQTTVYAPISGKVTERHVSVGQTVEPKDLLLVITPVS, from the coding sequence ATGAAGAAGTTGATGGCCCTCAACCGGGGCGAAATCGCGATCCGCATTTTCCGCGCCGCCAACGAGCTGGGCCTGGAGACCGTTGCCATCTACAGCCAGGAGGACCGCCTCAGCCTGCACCGTTTCAAGGCCGACGAGGCCTATCTGGTCGGCCAGGGCCTCGGCCCCGTGCAGGCGTATCTCGACATCGAGGGCATCGTCGGACTCGCCAAGGAGAAAGGGATCGACGCCATCCATCCCGGCTACGGATTCCTGAGCGAAAACCCGCAACTGGCCCGCGCCTGCGCCGAGGCCGGCATCACGTTCGTCGGCCCCAGCGCGGAGCTGCTCGAACAGCTCGGCGACAAGACCGCCGCGCGCCGGCTGGCCCGCGAAGCCGGCGTGCCGACGCTCGCCGGAACCGACCGCCCGGTCCGCACCGTCGAGCAGGCCCGCCGCGCCGCCGAAAGCACGGGCTACCCGCTGATTCTGAAGGCCGCCTTCGGAGGCGGAGGCCGCGGAATGCGCATCGTCCACCGCGCCGACGAGCTGGAAGCCCGCTTCCACGAGGCCAGCCAGGAAGCGCACGCCGCGTTCGGCAACGGCGCGCTGTTCGTCGAGCGCTACATCCGCCATGCGAAGCACATCGAGGTGCAGATCCTCGGCGACACGCATGGCAATCTGGTCCACCTCTGGGAGCGCGACTGTTCGGTCCAGCGCCGGCACCAGAAGATCGTCGAAATCGCCCCCGCCTTCAGCCTCGATCCCGCCATCCGGCGCGAGCTCTGCGAAGCCGCCGTCCGGCTGTGCCGCCATGCCGGCTACTATTCGGCGGGCACCGTCGAGTTCCTTGTCGACGTCGACTCCGGCGAATGGTTCTTCATCGAAGTCAACCCGCGCATCCAGGTCGAACACACGGTGACGGAGGTGGTGACGGGCGTCGACATCGTGCGGGCGCAGATCCAGGTGGCGCAGGGCCTCGCGCTGCACAGCCCGGAAATGGCCATTCCGCCGCAGGAGGAGATCCGCGTCTTCGGCGCCGCCCTGCAGTGCCGCATCACGACGGAAGACCCGTCGAAGAACTTCCTGCCGGACTACGGCCGCATCACGACGTACCGGTCTCCCGCGGGCTTCGGCATCCGGCTCGACGGCGCGTCGGCTTACGGCGGCGCGGTGATCACGCCCTATTACGATTCCCTGCTGGTCAAGATCACGGCATGGGGCAACGACTTCCGCACCGCCTGCCAGCGCATGGACCGCAGCCTGCGCGAATTCCGCATCCGGGGCGTGAAAACGAATATTCCATTCCTCGAAAATGTCGTCAACCATCCGGCGTTCCGGGAGGGAAAAGCGACCACCACATTTCTCGAAAATACCCCGGAACTGTTCCGCTTCCGCCCGCGCCAGGACCGCGCCACGCGCCTGCTCTCATATCTGGCCGAAGTGGCCGTCAACGGCAACCCGGAGATGGCCCGGCGCCGGCCTCCGGAACTCGTCCGCCAGCCGCCCCTGCCGCCGCACAACCCCGCTCCGCCCCCGCCGGGCACGCGGCAGCTGCTGCTGGAGCTGGGACCGGAAGGGTTCGCTCAGTGGGTGCTGAAACAGAAGCGGCTGCTGCTCACCGACACCACCATGCGCGACGCCCATCAGTCGCTGATGGCCACGCGGATGCGCAGCTACGACATGCTCGCCATCGCGAACTTTTACGCGCACTCGCTCTCCGGGCTGTTCTCGCTGGAGATGTGGGGCGGCGCCACGTTCGACGTGGCGATGCGCTTTCTGCTGGAAGACCCGTGGGTGCGGCTGCAGAAACTCCGGAGGGAGATTCCCAACATCTGCTTCCAGATGCTGTTCCGCGCCTCCAACGCCGTCGGCTACACCGCTTATCCCGACAATGCGGTGCGGCGCTTCGTCGAGGTCGCGGCGCAGGAAGGCATCGACATCTTCCGCATCTTCGACTCGCTCAACTGGCTGCCGAACATGAAGGTGGCCATGGAAGCCGTCCGCCGGACCCATGCCGTCTGCGAGGCCGCCATCTGCTACACGGGCGACATTCTCGATCCGAAGCGGGACAAGTATCCGCTTGAGTATTACGTCCGCCTCGCCAAAGAGCTCGAGAAGATGGGCGCCCACATGATCGCCATCAAGGATATGGCCGGACTCGTCAAGCCGTATGCGGCCTACAAACTGATCAAGGCTCTCAAGGAAGAGATCGGCCTGCCCGTCCACTTCCATACGCACGACACGTCGGGCCTCAATGCGGCATCGATCCTGAAGGCGGCCGAGGCGGGCGTCGATATCGCCGACGCCGCCGTCTCCTCCATGAGCGGCTCCACGTCGCAGCCGAACCTCAACTCTCTCGCCGCCGCCCTTCAGCACGACGCGCGCCGCTCGACGGGCCTCGACTTCGAGGCGCTGAACCGCTGCTCGGATTACTGGGAGCAGGTCCGGCTGAACTACGCGCCCTTCGACACCGCCCCGCGCTCGGGCGCCGCTGACGTGTACATCCATGAAATGCCCGGCGGCCAGTACACGAACCTCCGCGAGCAGGCCGAGAGCCTCGGCCTCGGCCACCGCTGGCCCGAGATCGCGCGAATGTACGCTGACGTCAACCGCGCCTTCGGCGACATCGTCAAGGTGACTCCGTCCTCGAAAGTCGTGGGCGACATGGCGCTGTTCCTCATCCAGCACGGAATGACCGTCCATGAATTTGAAAATCTGGGGCCGAATCACTCGCTGAACATTCCGAATTCCGTCGTCGAAATGTTCGAGGGCGCTCTGGGAGAGCCCGAGGGCGGATGGCCGCCGAAGATCGCCTCCGTCATTCTCAAGGGCCGCAAGCCCCGCCGCGGCCGGCCCGGGGCGCGGCTCGAGCCCGTCAACTGGGACGAAACGCGTGCGCTGGTGGAAAAGAAAACCGGCCACAAGCCGTCCGAAACCGACCTGCTGAGCTACGTGATGTACCCGGACGTTTACCTGAAGTTCGACAAGGCCCGCGCCGCCTACGGCGATCTGACGGTGCTCCCGTCGCCCGCGTTTTTCTACGGGCTGAAGCCGGGCGAAGAGATCACCGTGGACATCGAGCCCGGCAAGACCCTGATCATCAAATACACCGCCACCGGCGACGCGCACCCCGACGGCACGCGGACCGTCTTCTTCGAGCTGAACGGCCAGCCCCGCGAGATCACCGTGCGCGACCGGCACATCAAGGCGGAGACGAAGACGCAGCCCAAGGCCGATCCGTCCAAAGAGGGCCACGTCGGGGCCCCCATTCCCGGAGCCGTCACGTCGATCGCCGTCGAGCTCAACCAGACCGTGAAGAAGGGCGACAAGCTCCTCGTGCTCGAGGCGATGAAGATGCAGACCACCGTTTACGCGCCCATCTCGGGCAAAGTCACGGAACGCCACGTCAGCGTCGGCCAGACGGTCGAGCCCAAGGATCTCCTGCTGGTCATCACTCCGGTATCCTGA